TCTTTGTTATCTCATCTTTTTCATCTTTCATTTTTGTACTCCATGCGGTCAAAGAACGGATGATATCATTTTTATTGTGAGGATCGAATGTCAGCCCTGTTTTGCCAGTAGCAATCAATTCGGGGAGCGGGCCAATATTGGAGCAGAGTACGGCTGTGCCTACAGAGTACGCTTCAAGAATTGTAATGGGCATGCCCTCGAAACAAATGGAAGGAACGAGCAATGCTTGTGCATCTGCTACCAAAGGCAAGATTTCATCCCTCTCTTTAAAGCCAAGGTAGGATATATTAGGTTGACCCTTGATGCGTCGGTTTACTACCGCTTCGAGCGGTCCCCCGCCAATGATCTGTAGTTTAAAATCTGAACCGATAAAAGCATCTATCAGATTTAGTATGCCCTTTTCTTCTGAAAGACGACCGACGTAGATGAAGTATGGAGTGGTAACTTTGTGAGCTATTGGAGTAGGAAAGACGAAGTTTGGTTTAACAGCAAATAGGTGAGGTAAAAGGTTCAGCGTAGATTTAACAAATATCTCTTTTGCAAAAGAGCTTAAAGTGATGTATCGATTTACTTTTTTCCAGGTCCCAATTCTACGGTGAACCCAATAATTCAGAGCTAGGATAAATGTTTTTACCGTAGAGTTATTGAATGCTTTTTGTCGCACAGCAGTCCAAGGGAAGTTCTCATGGATTGAGTCCAAAAAGAGGTGGTTGTGGTGATAGAGAGTGGCCGATGGGCATAACAGCCGGAAGTTATGGAGCGTCATGACCTGTGGAATTCCGAGTTTGGCGATGGTACGCACGATAACTGGGCCAGCTGCATAATGTGTATTATGTATGTGAACGATATCTGGTTTAAATGTATTTATTTTTTCCTTGACACGTTGCGCAGCGAAAATATTCCAAAAGGATCCCACTGTCTGTAGGGCTCCCCTCCATCCCTTTTTATTCTGGAAAGTGACCGTGAGGACTTCATGATCCTGAGCAAGGAGGGAAGTTTCCTGCTGAAACACAGTGTCTTCACCACCAGGATCTTGGTAAAACGTATGGATAATCAGTATGCGCATAATAAAATACTTGTACAAATGTACAATTTTGGGGCGACTTCCTTTAACGGGACAAAATTGCCATTTCTATCCGATTATTGCTATATTCGCAAGATTCGATCGTAAAGATATATGCAACATTTACAACAACTCGTGATGGAGGCGATAGAGACAAGTAAATTTCCTGAAACACCATCCAATTTATATGATCCAATACGGTATATTTTGACTTTGGGCGGGAAGCGGGTTCGACCTGTGCTGACCTTGATGGCGGCCGAATTGTTCGGTATGCAGGACATGACCGATATTATACCGGCCGCCAAAGCAGTGGAGTTTTTTCACAACTTTTCGCTAATCCACGATGATCTGATGGATAAGGCTCCCTTAAGAAGGGGTAAAACGACAGTACACGAGAAATGGGATGCTAATATTGCCATATTATCTGGTGACGGATTGTTGGTTAAAGCTTATGAGGAAATCTCAAAATGTAATCCGGTTTATCTACCAGCAACTTTGAAAATTTTAAGTAAAGTTGCCATGGAAGTATGCGAGGGCCAACAATTGGATATGGATTACGAAAGTCGGAGTTCGCTGTCGATGGCTGAATATCTGGAAATGATCCGCTTGAAGACGTCGGTGTTATTGGGTGGAGCATTGCAATTGGGTGCTATTCTGTCCGGAGCAGATGAACTGCAACAGCAACTGATTTACGATTTTGGTGAGAATGTGGGTTTAGCATTCCAGTTACAAGATGATATTTTGGATGCTTACGGCGATCCGGAAACCTTTGGAAAGATCGTTGGTGGTGATATTCTGATCAATAAAAAGACGTTTTTATTGGTGAAGCTGATGGCCGTGATTTCGCAAGAAGATAAACCCATTCTAAAGAATTTGTTGGAAGCTCCAGCTGAGAACACTCCATCAAAGATAAACGATATGCTTGCGTTGTATGGAAAATATGAAATTAAAGCTGCTGCGGACAAACTTAAGGATAGCTATACACAGCGGGCTTTTGAAAAAATGGAAGCTTTAAATGTACCAAATCATCGCAAGGAACCGTTATTAGTGTTAGCAAATAACCTTTTGGTACGGCAGCAATAAGTATTATTTCTTTTAAAATTTGTATCTTGCCGTTAAATGGTTATTTTTTATAAAATAATTAAGTAAATTTTTAGATTACGTTCATGGAGCCTTTAAAGATCACCGTATTTCAAGCATACCTATTTTGGGAAAATATAGAGAAGAATCTCAATAATCTCGCATTGAGACTTTCCGCATTACGCGAAAAAACGGATGTTATTATTCTTCCCGAGATGTTTAATACAGGCTTCACCAATAATGTTAAGAAATGCGCGGAACCTGCAAATGGACCTACAACAAGATGGCTATTTGAGATGGCTGGTTCGCTTAATTGTGTTGTTGCCGGTTCATTAATCATTGAAGATGGTGGAAAATATTATAATCGTTTTGTGTGGATGTTTCCGGATGGCAAATATGTAAAATACGACAAACGCCATCTCTTTGGATTATCGAAAGAAAATGAATACTTCGAGGCTGGAAATGAACGCATTTTAGTAGATATTAAAGGCTGGAAAATTTGTCCAATGATCTGTTATGACCTTAGATTCCCTGTTTGGTCTAAAAATCAAAATGGTGCATATGATATTTTAGTATACACGGCCAGCTGGCCTGACAAGCGATCTGCACATTGGAGAGCCCTTATTCCAGCACGCGCGATAGAAAATCAAGCCTATGTTGTTGGTGTGAACCGCGTTGGGCATGATGGTAATGATGTTTATTATTCTGGTGGTTCGATGTGTATATCTCCACTAGGGGATGTAGTGTATTACAAACCTGAAGATGAAGACTTATATACATTTACCTTAAATCCCAATGATCTATTGGAAGCCCGTGAAAAATTCCCTTTCCTGAGAGACTCTGATTCCTTTACGATCAGCTAACTCCTTTTGAATTAGGTATAATTGCAAGCAATAATTTTGGTTGTATACTTTTTATTTGCTAATTTCAGTCTGTCATAAATCAAATTTTGATGATTTATCAACATCTACTGATGACATGTTGATAAATTTTGTTTGTAGAAGCTATGCTAAAGTGTAATTTAGGCTAACTGTTAGCCACAATACATTAGCTTTTTTTTACATTATATGAAAGACAGCATTTTATTGCTATAATAAGTTGCGTAAACAACCATAACCATTATTATATGTTGCACCAAGATTTAGTATCACAAGAGTATTTTTATAATTTCCTAACGGGCAAATATTCCATTGCAGTAATGCGAAGGTTACAACGTAATCTTCGTGAGGCCGGATTAAGCATTACTTCTGAACAATGGAGTATCATGTATAACCTTTGGGTGGAGGAGGGGCTTACCCAGCAGGAGTTAGCTATTCGTACATTTCGGGACAAGCCGAGCGTGACTCGGCTAATAAATAATTTGGAACGGGTCAATCTGGTTATTCGCGTAAATGATAAAAACGATAGACGGTCTAATCTGATCTATTTGACAAAAACGGGAAGAAAGATGAGGGACGAGGGCATGAAGCAAGCTAGAAATACAATTGAACAGGCCTTGGAGGGGTTGAACGATGATCAGATTGCTGTCTCAAATACGATTTTACATCGTGTACTCTTTAATCTAGCATAATTATTTATGTTCGGCTTCTTCCTGAAGTAAGCGAGCTATAAAAAAGTCCCCTATGCTGATTTGACATAGGGGACTTGCTGTTTTATTTAAAAAATGCCGATTAATCTTCGAATAGCTTACTTTCGAAATCTGTGCGGCTGTTGACCAATTTACCTTCATTTCCGAAGTAAATTTCTTGAAAGCTCAATGTCCGTATCGCATCTACTTTACGATAAAATTTATCTGCCGATACGTCAGAAAGTGTTTTGAATCCACACGCTTCCATAATTTCGACAGTAGCACGTAAAGTGTTACGATGGAACTGAGCGACACGCACATATTTATCGTTCACGTCTAGTCCTTTGTAGAGGTGTGGTTGTTGTGTCGCCACCCCAACTGGGCAAACGTCTTCATTACATTTAAGTGCCTGGATGCAACCCAAAGCGAACATCATACCGCGCGCGCTATAACATGCATCTGCTCCTAGGGCGATAACTTTTAAAATGTCGAACCCGGTGACGATACGGCTGGATACGATGACTTTGATGTGTTTTTTTAGGCCGAAAGAAATTAAGGTTTTTGTGACAAATGCAAGTGCGTCATAGAGCGGCATACCTAAATTGTCCGTAAACTCAAGTGGCGCGGCTCCCGTACCACCTTCCGAACCATCTACAGAAATAAAATCTGGAAAAATCTGCGTATTTTGCATCGCATGACAGATATCCATAAACTCATTTTTGTCTCCGATACAGATCTTAAAACCGATGGGCTTCCCGTCAGACAATTCACGCATATGTTGTATGAAGTGCATCATTTCTGTTGGCGAAGCGAATGCACTATGCGCTGGAGGTGACATGACGTCTGTTCCGGGAATAACGTGACGAATGGCAGCAACCTCAGGTGTATTTTTTGCAGCTGGAAGGATACCCCCATGACCTGGTTTAGCACCTTGTGAGAGTTTCAATTCAATCATTTTCACGTTTTCACGGGTTGATTTTTCTCTGAAAAGTTCGGCATCAAATTTTCCCTCTTTATTACGACACCCAAAATAACCTGTACCAACCTGCCAAATTAGATCACCGCCATTGTTGTGATAGTCACTGATGCCCCCTTCACCCGTGTTGTGCGCAAAGTTTTGAAGTGCAGCCCCTTTGTTTAAGGCCGTTATTGCGGTTTTGCTTAAGGCACCGTAACTCATTGCTGAAATGTTGAACACACTTAAACTATAAGGCTTTTTACAAGCGGAGTTTCCAACCGTAGTGCGCAGGTCGTGGTTTTCGATATGACAAGGGAACACAGAGTGCGCTGCCCATTCATTCCCGACGGCCTGCGGATCAGTCTGCATACCAAATGCGACAGTTTCACGTTGGTTTTTTGCACGCTGGTATACAATCGAACGCTGTCGTCTGTTAAAAGGACGTCCATCCATGTCTGATTCCCAAAAATACTGTCTCAATTCAGGACGAATAGATTCAAAAACATAACGGAAGTATCCAACCAAAGGATAATTGCGCAGAATGGCATGTTTAGTTTGGAAACTGTGATATAATGCTATCAATAGCAGTGGAAATGGGATGATAAGCAGCCAAAACCAGCTTGATGTAAATATAAATCCAAATGATAAGATGATTAAATTAATCACTATCATTATTGAAAGAATGAGTTTTCTAACTTCCATAGAAAATACGATTATTTATTTTTGATTCGCTATTTTTAATTTTAGCCCAACTGATTATTATAGTACTCAATTAGCATTCCAAAACACGCTTTTGGACGAAGCAAATGTACTAAAGTTCCCTAAGTAAATAGCTATATTCACCCGTTTGGAATAAGTTTTGACAAGTTTATAACCGTTTCTAACAAACTATTTTCTTTTAGTAATCTCCTGCGATAAAAGTTGATAGATTTGCTGTAAATCTGGTTTATTACTAATAAATTGCAAATGTTTTTGCATTGTTTTGCTGTCTTGTCGGATGGCTGGTCCTGTCTGAACTGTTATCGGAATATGATTTTGAGCTTTTTCTGCCGTCTCCCGGATGATTGGTTTGATCAGATCAAAGGATAAGTTGTTTTCGTTGAGAATCTCATACGCCATCTGATAGAGGATGTTCGAAAAATTATTGACCATGACCGAAGCAAGATGAATAGCTAAACGCTGGTGTGAAGTACAATATAAGCTGTGCGGGCTTAAGTTGCGTGCGAGCTGGAGTAGCATTGCGCTATTGTTATACGTATTACCTTCAACACAAAGCGGAACGGTGGAAAAATCGACTGCTTTATCTCTAGATAAAGACTGTGGTGGATAGATGACACCGGCGTTCTCAAATCTATTGAGTACGGCCAGATCTGTTGCGCCTGAACAGTGGATAACAATTCCTTTTAAATTTTCAGGTAGCGCTTCTACTACCGGTATGATAGCATTATCCGCAACCGCAATAAGGTAAAGATCGGCATTTAAGTCAAGTTCATGCAGCTGGTCAATTGCCACGCAATGAAGATCAAAGGCCAATGCGTCTGCATTGGCCTTTGTTTTACTACTTATAGATCTGAACGACTTGCTGTCCTATTTTTTGAAACTGTTTTGCGAAATGTGTGGCTGCATTTCCGCTCCCTAAGATCACTATGTTCATTATTTCAATGCTTTTCGTTTTTCCTCTTTGTTCCTTCTCACAATGGACATGATAAAGCCGATTGTCATGACAATTGTGCCGCACCAGAAAAAGTTGATGTAGGGGAATTTAATGGCTTTAAATACGACCCATTTTTTTTCTGGAAGGGGTTTTTGATAAACCATAATTTCCAGTTTATCTTTATCGGGCTTAATACCCGTAAATCTGAATTTAAGTCCTTGTTCATTGACATCTTTATTGAAGTCATAAACTCCACCATCTTTAATGAGGTAGATAGGTTGTACCTCATATTGTTTGTTGTCGGCGGAAAATACCTTTATTTTCAATCCAACCATAACATCGCCTGGACCCTTTGGAATTTTCTCTAGTTGAGCTTCCTTGTTTAGGCCTTCAATGACATAATAGCCATTACGATAGCGTAACGTATCGCCGATGTTTACTTGATATGTGGCTGGCTCCTCGTAGTCTTCAAAACCAGTTTTCTCTTCTGCCGAAACTTTCGCATGTGTAGCCTGACTTTCAGCTGCGGCAGCGGTAATCAATGTATATACATCATGTGTAATATAATGTTTGGTCGCTGGGGTACCAATCAAACCACCCATTTTTGCATTGTTTTGAGCAAAAGGTTGCAGAACAAACTGCTCCTTTACCTTTCCTGTTTCTTCGTCAATTCGTTCATATTTTATTTTATAAAACGTATTTGGAGCAACGATGCTGTCACCGATATAGGTGATTTTGTATTCCCCCATCTGTACAGGTTCGCCCTCGGTCAAGAATAAATTTTCGCCAGGTTTCTCCACTTTGTCAAAGCCTGATACGGCGATGTATCCTGTATTGTTAACAGAGATGACCTCATTAGTTGCTGCAGCGACCATGGCACCGATCAGCAAGAGTCCGAAACCGATGTGGGCTACGGAAGAGCCCGCGAGTTTCCATTTACCTTTAACAGCATCTCCCAATACACGGATATTGGCCAAAATACAGAAAATACTTGCGAAGGTGATTAAAATATAGATCAGGTTGGTATAAGTCTTCGTCACATAAACAACTGCGGTAGTTAAAAGAAGAGATACCACCAATGATGCTACTGTAGACGCCAAAAACTTGCGACTGTCGGTACGCTTATATTTTAAAAATTGCGTAAATCCGGTTAAGATCATAACGATAACAGCAAAGCCTGATTGCCATTTATTATAATGTTGTATCGGATCTAAAGGCGGGGCTACTTTTGTACCAAAGATTTTGTTAAATACCGGAATTGATGTTGAGGCGATGATCTGTGCACAGGCGACAGTCAATACCAAAGCGCCGATAAACATCCAGAATTCTCTGGAGTAGATATCTTCATCCTTTTCTGTGATAGGCATTTCTTTCTTTTTAACTGTCAGAAATACCACCATAATAACTAAAAATACGACATTGAACAATATCAGTTGTCCACTCATTCCCAAATCAGTAAAAGAGTGCACTGAAGTTTCTCCGAGAACACCACTTCGCGTCAGGTAAGAGGCATAAATCACCAGCACAAAGCTGATCATCGCTAAAAAAGTAGCGGTGAAGTAGGAATGGCCAGAATTTTTGTAAGCGACCATGACGTGTACCGCTGCGATCAACGTAAACCATGGAATAATGGATGCATTTTCTACGGGATCCCAAGCCCAAAAGCCGCCAAAGTTAAGTGCTTCATAAGCCCAGAATGAACCCATGATAATACCAGCTCCTAAAATCATCACAGCAAATAGTGCCCAAGGAAGTGCAGCATTGATCCATTCCTTGTAACGTTTGGTCCAAAGAGCGCCCGTTGCATAAGCAAAAGGAACAATCATAGACGCAAAGCCAAGGAACAGTGTTGGTGGGTGAATCACCATCCAGTAGTTCTGTAATAAAGGGTTTAGACCATTGCCGTCTTTAAGTAGCGACAAATAGTTTGCTTCCTTTAGAATAGGGAAATCCATTGCATCCCGCAGGAGGATAAATGGAGAACTTCCGATGCGTAAACCTAGTAACTCAATTCCTATGATCATCGAAGCTAAAAATGCTTGACACAACATCACAAAGGTCATAACGGACGTTTCCCAACTTTTGGCTTTGAATAATAATATTGCGCCTAATACGGTTTGCCAGAATGTCCATAGCCAAAAGCTTCCTTCCTGCCCTTCCCAGAAACTGGAAATGATATAATAGGTCGGTAAGTCTCTCGAAGAGTGTGCAAAAGCGTAATTATATTCAAAATAGTGATTGTAAATAATATAAAATAAAGTTGCGCCGACAGCTACGACTGACACAGCATTCACCCAGAATGCAATACGAGCAATTTTTTTCCATGAAGTCTCTTCAGGAGTGTTAGTCGCGAAAAAATAAGCGATACAAGATAAAAGTGCGGCACCAAAAGAAAGAACAATAAAGAACTGTCCGATCTGCCCGGGTAGCAGGTGCTCACCAACGTAATTAACGTCCATTGAAAATTGATTTTACAAATTAATTATTGAAAGCAGTCGCATTGATCTCGGTAACGACCGATTTATCGTTATATTTTGACGGACATTTCATTAAGATCTTACTTGCCCTAAACACATTTCCATCCATTTTACCCGTCAATACAATTTGTTCTGAACGTTCAATATCTTGAGGTTTGGCACCCTTAAAAATCACTTCACACTCTGTACCATCATTGTCGAACATGAAAAACGAGAATTTGTTGGCGTCGGTCTTAGGATCATAATGAAGCGCTTTTTCTTTATTTAATTGACCTACCACATACAGTTCGGTTTTCTTTTCTTTAGCTTCGGTAAATGTCGAATATGTACTTGAATCGGTGTAGATAACAAGTATCATGGCAATAGCGACAGCGATGATAGCGATTAGAATAATTGAACTTTTTTTCATTGTATTTACTTATTTATAAGTGTTTGATTATATCGAAAACATAAATCGTTTCACTCAGTTTCTTTGTTTTGATGATGAGGTTTATTGGGTAAAATATTTAGATCACTTCTTATAAAAATCCCGAATTTCTTACATTTGACACCTAATCGAATGCAAAATTACAAATAGATTCGCTAAGAAAGGAATAATGCAACTTTTCCATATTATTTATATCTATTCTAAATAGCTTAAATTAGTTTGAAAAATAGGAGGTATACCAATGCTTTTCAATACTTTGATGTAAGATTTGCTTTTTCGATTCTGATGATTTCGCATGAATTTTACAATTGCCTGTTAATATGAGTGTTGGTTTGCGATCCTTAGGGCTCCTGTTGCCCCTAATATCTTCGTGTTTTCTTGTGTTTGGGCAGGTGAAATTCCGTAAACACGAAATTTCTATCCAAAATGATAATGATGTTTACCTCTTGGTGGGCCAGGATAGGTATTATACGAATGGTATCAATGTCAATTATCGTGTGGCAATACAACCCAGGAGCGATGTGCAGACTTCCAATACTGTTTTGGACTTTGAAATTGGACAACGAATCTATAACGGCATTAGCATAGTGGACTATCGTCGGCAAAATAGGACATATGACCGGCCTTTTGCAGGTTACCTTTATTTGAGCGCAGGTGCAACCCGGTTTCTAAAGGAGGATCAAGTTGTAGAAGTAAAGGTGGAATTTGGGCAAATCGGCTCCAGATCCTATGGTGAAGAAGCACAGAAGTTTATCCATCATCTTTTTGGACTGTATGAGGCCACAGGTTGGGAAACGGAGTTGCGCAATGCATTTGGTGTGGATATGCAGGCGAAGTATCTCAAAGGAATTTACCGGAATGAATCGCAGTCCTTCGATCTTGGCATGATAGGAAGAGGTGTACTGGGCATGAACAACACCAATATCGAGGCAGGAATTCCGATACGTGCAGGTAAACTCAAATCGTACCATGCTTCGACCTTTACCCGTGGACATCTGACGCAGGCCAGAAGTAACAACGAGAAGGAATGGTACTTTGTCTATCAGCCTAGTTTGACACGGGTTTTTTATAATTCCACTATACAAGGGGGATTGGGGAAAGATGATCCGATCGGTGAATTATATCAGATTGAACCGTGGATGCTCAGTCATCGCGTCGGATTCAACTGGTCTGATCATAAGGTTCATTACGGCATTAATTATATTTTCAATTCCAAGGAGCTTAAGTCTGTCTTCCATCGACATCAATACGGACAGTTATTCTTTGCTTACCGCTTTTAATACGTTGAGCAAAGACCAATTTCCACTGGTATTACCTCTGATTGATTGAACTTAAGCTGAATAACTTGCATGTTCAGGCTTTAACCCTGATTTACTGGGACAGGATCTGTGAGTTTTTGTCCGATGAGGCGGGTAGTGAGCATTGCAGCGACCGTATCGCCTGTCGCGTTGAGCATAGTCGCTAACGGATCTACTAATGTCGCAATGATCATAATTGAAGGAATGACCTCAGTCGGCATTTGATAAACCGATATGATGAGCATCTCACCGATATATCCTCCGTTTGGGATACCGCCCGCAACGATGCTGACCAACAAGGTGATCCCGACTGCCATGATCATATTGCTTGGTTCAAAGAACTCTTGTCCACTCAACAGCAGGGCAATGTAAATTTTAAAGATACAGGCGATGGCTGAACCATGTTTATGTAAGGTCGTGCCCAAAGGGATGACGACGCTGGCTACCGTATCGGGGATGCCAATTTGTTTCGCTGCCAGTAAGTTGGCCGGCATGGTCGCAAGGCTGCTGCAGCTGCTGAGGGCAGTCAGAGAAGGTAAAATATTGTTTTTCCAATAGCGTTTGATACCTTTGAGACCAGATGCAAGAAAGGCAAAGACACTAAATACCACGAAGAAGTAAAGTACCCCAAAGAGATAATAAAGGCCAATAGGTTTGGCATAGAAGCCAAAGAGCTGTGGGCCAAGGGTACCGACTTGATAGGCAAAATAAGCGCCGAGACCTAGTGGAGCCAGTTTCATGACCATGACCAGTAAATTGCCCATGACGGCATTTCCGGAATTAATGAATTTTCGGAATATATCAGCGGAAGCGCCAGATCTGCGTGTGGCGATACCTACCAAAAATGAGAATATCACAAAGGCAAGCATATTCTGCCGGGATAAGAGACTGGAAAATTCACTAACAGTTAGGAATCGAACCATTTTTTCACCCCAGGAATCATGAACGGCTGTATCCATGATATTGTTTGCCTGTTCGATGGCGAGTGGAGCGTATACCGGAAATAAGTAGAGAAAGAATATGGTCGATACTCCTGCAACGACAATACCGACAACAAATACGAATGACATCATGCCAATAATTTTGCCCAACACACTGTCACCTTCAATATTGGCCACAGACGAAGCTATTGCGAAAAAGACCAAGGGTATAACACTGACGAAGAGCAGATTTAGAAAGATATCCCCAATTGGCTTAAGGTTATCCACAAAATGTGGAAAAAAGATACCAAATAAACTTCCGATACTGATGCCAAGAAGCAGGAGTAAGATGCTGCCGTAGTGCTGTATAAAAGTTTTTGCCGAGTATGCCATTAGGTTCAGTGATTGCTTCGTGTTTACGGCGCTAAAATAATCTTTTTATCTATTATTTTCATTTTACGTTTTGATAAAGATTAATCGGAGTTTATTCGAACCGGCTTTTTATCTTTGAACGAATCTTCTGATAGCATACCGTCGCGGTTGCAGGTAGAAAGTTGGAGTATAGAGGGCTGTTGTGTCGAATGGAACCGAAGATTCATGAAGACCTTGTTTATGTCTTGTTGGGAGAGGGAGATAAGGCTATTAGATTTTTAATAATGAGTATAAGAAAAATGAATTTTGTAACGACCGGAGATGGCTCGAAGACATTGTACAATGCCGAGATCGGCGAATGTTATCATTCAACACATGGGGCCGTACAGGAAAGTAAGCATGTGTTTATCAAAACAGGTTTGGATCACTATGTGCAAAAGACAGGAGCTTCTAATGTTGCTATCCTGGAAGTAGGATTTGGTACCGGACTTAATTTTCTTCAGACAGCCGATTTCATTCGGGACAGGTCATTTCAGGTAGACTATGTTGGAATTGAGGGTTTTCCATTGCCACTGACGACCATCGCTGAGACAGGGTATAATGAGACCGTAGATACAAGCGTCTGGTCGGCTTATTTTGATAACTATGAAGCCGCATTGCAGCAGGAGATGCAAATTCATGAACGTTTACGACTCACTATTGCTCATACTTTATTGATGGATTTTCAAACAGAAAAACAATTTGACGTCGTATATTTTGATGCTTTTGCTGCCATACATCAGCCCGAAATGTGGAACGATGCGGCATTGGCACATGTTGCGAAGTTCGTTAAACCGGGGGGAGTCTTTGTGACTTATGCGATTACGGGTAATCTTAAACGTAGTATGAAATCTTTGGGCTTTTCTATTGAGAAGGCTCCCGGCGCACCTGGAAAAAGGGAAATGTTACGGGCGACAAAACTTTAAACAGCCTGTTGTTCCATTTTAAATTATTGTTAACTGTTTGATAATCTAAAAAGTGTTTTCTAATTTAGCTTTGATATTAAGGCTAACCTAATAGTTCACTTTCCACTACCTCATGACAGATTCACAGTTGATAGACAGTTTGAAGGAAGACAACCAGACAGGGTTTGTGGCTATTTATCATAAATATTATAAACAGCTGCTTTTCTTTGTTTTGCGTTACCTGAAAGAGGT
The genomic region above belongs to Sphingobacterium zeae and contains:
- a CDS encoding MarR family winged helix-turn-helix transcriptional regulator; this translates as MLHQDLVSQEYFYNFLTGKYSIAVMRRLQRNLREAGLSITSEQWSIMYNLWVEEGLTQQELAIRTFRDKPSVTRLINNLERVNLVIRVNDKNDRRSNLIYLTKTGRKMRDEGMKQARNTIEQALEGLNDDQIAVSNTILHRVLFNLA
- a CDS encoding amidohydrolase; this translates as MEPLKITVFQAYLFWENIEKNLNNLALRLSALREKTDVIILPEMFNTGFTNNVKKCAEPANGPTTRWLFEMAGSLNCVVAGSLIIEDGGKYYNRFVWMFPDGKYVKYDKRHLFGLSKENEYFEAGNERILVDIKGWKICPMICYDLRFPVWSKNQNGAYDILVYTASWPDKRSAHWRALIPARAIENQAYVVGVNRVGHDGNDVYYSGGSMCISPLGDVVYYKPEDEDLYTFTLNPNDLLEAREKFPFLRDSDSFTIS
- a CDS encoding polyprenyl synthetase family protein; this translates as MQHLQQLVMEAIETSKFPETPSNLYDPIRYILTLGGKRVRPVLTLMAAELFGMQDMTDIIPAAKAVEFFHNFSLIHDDLMDKAPLRRGKTTVHEKWDANIAILSGDGLLVKAYEEISKCNPVYLPATLKILSKVAMEVCEGQQLDMDYESRSSLSMAEYLEMIRLKTSVLLGGALQLGAILSGADELQQQLIYDFGENVGLAFQLQDDILDAYGDPETFGKIVGGDILINKKTFLLVKLMAVISQEDKPILKNLLEAPAENTPSKINDMLALYGKYEIKAAADKLKDSYTQRAFEKMEALNVPNHRKEPLLVLANNLLVRQQ
- a CDS encoding FMN-binding glutamate synthase family protein, with the protein product MEVRKLILSIMIVINLIILSFGFIFTSSWFWLLIIPFPLLLIALYHSFQTKHAILRNYPLVGYFRYVFESIRPELRQYFWESDMDGRPFNRRQRSIVYQRAKNQRETVAFGMQTDPQAVGNEWAAHSVFPCHIENHDLRTTVGNSACKKPYSLSVFNISAMSYGALSKTAITALNKGAALQNFAHNTGEGGISDYHNNGGDLIWQVGTGYFGCRNKEGKFDAELFREKSTRENVKMIELKLSQGAKPGHGGILPAAKNTPEVAAIRHVIPGTDVMSPPAHSAFASPTEMMHFIQHMRELSDGKPIGFKICIGDKNEFMDICHAMQNTQIFPDFISVDGSEGGTGAAPLEFTDNLGMPLYDALAFVTKTLISFGLKKHIKVIVSSRIVTGFDILKVIALGADACYSARGMMFALGCIQALKCNEDVCPVGVATQQPHLYKGLDVNDKYVRVAQFHRNTLRATVEIMEACGFKTLSDVSADKFYRKVDAIRTLSFQEIYFGNEGKLVNSRTDFESKLFED
- a CDS encoding Rossmann-like and DUF2520 domain-containing protein, which codes for MAIDQLHELDLNADLYLIAVADNAIIPVVEALPENLKGIVIHCSGATDLAVLNRFENAGVIYPPQSLSRDKAVDFSTVPLCVEGNTYNNSAMLLQLARNLSPHSLYCTSHQRLAIHLASVMVNNFSNILYQMAYEILNENNLSFDLIKPIIRETAEKAQNHIPITVQTGPAIRQDSKTMQKHLQFISNKPDLQQIYQLLSQEITKRK
- a CDS encoding glycosyltransferase family 4 protein; the encoded protein is MRILIIHTFYQDPGGEDTVFQQETSLLAQDHEVLTVTFQNKKGWRGALQTVGSFWNIFAAQRVKEKINTFKPDIVHIHNTHYAAGPVIVRTIAKLGIPQVMTLHNFRLLCPSATLYHHNHLFLDSIHENFPWTAVRQKAFNNSTVKTFILALNYWVHRRIGTWKKVNRYITLSSFAKEIFVKSTLNLLPHLFAVKPNFVFPTPIAHKVTTPYFIYVGRLSEEKGILNLIDAFIGSDFKLQIIGGGPLEAVVNRRIKGQPNISYLGFKERDEILPLVADAQALLVPSICFEGMPITILEAYSVGTAVLCSNIGPLPELIATGKTGLTFDPHNKNDIIRSLTAWSTKMKDEKDEITKTCNTYYFSNFTPEINKEKLLAIYQDAIHDKKGNK